The following is a genomic window from Candidatus Neomarinimicrobiota bacterium.
AGCTGATTATCATGCGCATCCGGAAGATCCCACCCCGGCAGGTGGTGAATGGGATTATTAACCTGCATCGTGCCGGGCTGCGGCAGATCAGTTCGGAGGATCTGGAGACCCACTTCCTGGCCGGCGGTTCCCTTTCCCGGGTGGTCAATGCCATGATCGCCGCTAACAAGGCCAACATCGAACTTCCCTTCACCACGGCCACCGCCATCGACCTGGCGGGCCGGGACGTACAGGAGGCGGTGCAGACCAGTGTTTACCCCAAGGTCATCGACTGCCCCAAAACGGGTAAGATCAGTGCCGTGGCCAAGGACGGGATTCAGCTCATGGTGCGGTCCCGGGTGACCGTGCGCACTAACATTGAACAGCTGGTGGGAGGTGCCACGGAAGAGACCATTATCGCCCGCGTGGGCGAAGGGATCGTCAGTGCCATCGGTTCTGCCGATAATTACAAGGCGGTGCTTGAGAATCCCGATCGAATTTCCAAGGCCGTACTTGGCCGGGGGCTGGATGCCGGGACGGCCTATGCCATCCTGTCCATCGACATTGCCGACGTGGATGTGGGTAAGAACATAGGAGCCGATTTACAGACTGAGCAAGCCGCGGCCGATCTGAAGGTAGCCCGGGCGCGGGCCGAAACCCGCCGGGCCATGGCCGTCGCTGCCGAGCAGGAGTTCAGAGCAACGGTTCAAGAAATGCGTGCCAAGGTGGTAGAGGCAGAGGCGGAGGTGCCGAAAGCTATGGCCCAGGCGTTCCGGGAAGGCAATTTGGGAATCATGGACTATTACCGCATGCAGAACATCCAGGCGGATACCGGCATGCGCCAATCCATTGCTGAACCCGAAAAGGTTGTTGGGATAAGACCTGAAGGAGAGGTCGGTCCGGAGACGAAACCACCTACAACGGGTGAATAATGGACTTTTTTAAGAGCCCCCTGTTCTGGATCATCGTCATCTGGTGGCTGTTGTCCACTTTTCTGGGAGCCAGGGCGCGGCGGCGGCGGGCGATGCAGGCCCGGTCCGCACCGCCAGGTAAGCCGGTTACTCCAGCGGAAAAGCCAGCGCCTAAGGTTGGCAGGGAGGTCACGTTCCAGCGGGAGAGACCTCCCGAGGCCAGGGTGGAGGTCGAGGCGTTGGAGAAACGTCGGCCTCCGAGGCCGGTTTCGCCCCGGTTATCCGCAAGGGAAGGGCGGCCAGAGCCCCCTCCAAAGCCGGCTATGCCTCTGGAGGATGTCCTCCGCAAGCTGGGCCTTGCCGAGGAACTCATCCCAGGGGTACTCCGTCCCGAGACCGAAGAACCTGCTCTCGAGGAGGAGCCGGAAATTTTGGCTGAGCCGGAGCCTGTGGAAGCTCCACCAGAGCCACCGCCGGTGAAGCCTATTCCCACCCGTAGAGCGGAGTACGTCGCTCCGCGAGTTGAGCCCAGCTACCCCCTGCTTCCAGAAGCGATCCTTGGGCGGCTATCACCCCTGCAGCAGGTCATACTCCTGCGAGAGGTTCTAGGAGCCCCCCGGGCCTTGCGCGGGAGCATCCGCTAGATTGGCCTACAAGACCTGGGAGAGCCTGGAGCAGGTACACCAATACGCCCAGAAGCGCTACCGCCACCGGGACCAGCGCTGGCTCCACCGCCGCGAAGAAAACTTAATCAAGAACCTCTTCACTCGCTATCATCTGGGCGGGTCTATTCTGGACGTGCCGGTTGGTTATGGTCGTTTTCAGGAATTGCTGATACAATACGGGCCGGTCCAGGCCTTGGATTTCAACTTCAATGCCATCCTTTACCAACGTGCTAAGCTTGGACTGGCCCGGGGTTCCGTAACGGGCCTGGCCGAAGCCCTGCCCTACCGGGACCGCAGCTTCGAGCTCGTGTTCTCCATCCGCCTTTTGCAGCATGTCCATGAGCAGGATCAACGGGTTGCGATCCTGAAGGAATTCAAGCGGGTGAGTCGCCGCTGGGTAGTGGTATCGTTCTACATCCAGACGCCACTTCATATCCTGCATCGGCGCCTGTTCAAGCAACCGTCGCGAATTACCATGTTGTCACGCCGGACGTTACTGGGGGAAGCGGAAATGGCCGGACTGCAGCTGGTGAAGATGCTGTCAGTGGTGCCTGGTTTACACGCCCACCGTATCGGCCTGTTTACGGTTGCGGAGACGTCGTAGGCGCTTTTTCCAGCCCCGCCTTTGCAGCAGTCGGTGGCGATATTTCTGATACCTGCCCTCCCAGTCGATAGTCGGGTCGGTCTCGGTGCTGTAGACCTGGAAAAACCGGTGGGCCAGCCGGCATGTCAGCGCCTGGTCCCGGGCGTTGAAGTTGATCCGGGCCAGGTCAGATAGACGCTGATGTCTGGAGGGCCGCGCTCGCTTCCGGGCCCGGTTGAGATCTACCAGATGCACCAAGCCGGCATCATCAACCAGGCAGTTGCCGGTGGTGAGATCCCGGTGCCGGATGCCGCCTTCGTGCATGCGAGCGATGCTGAGAGCCAGATCAGCCACCGCCTGCTCCATGAGCTGCGGCGGGGCATTCGACTGGAGAAAATCACGCAGCTTCTGATGGGGATGGATGGCGGCGGTGACATAGAAATTCTCGTGGATGAAACCTCGGCAGCGGCGCAGATAAACGAATAGGGGTTGGGGTGTGCGGGCGGCCGCCTCCTCCAGAGCCCTGGCCATTTGCCAACTGTTCCAGGCACGGCCTGGACGCAAGGGACTTAAATAGAAGTGAAGCTTGTGACGCCAGCCAAACCACTTGATGACAACCGGCCCCTGGTGGGTATCAAGCTGAGCGACCAGATTGGGATCCTGGTCATAGATTTTTTGGGCCATTCGGGCCACCGCTCCCCGGTCACTGAGTAGGGGGAGGGCCAGCGGTTCCGGCAGGTAGCCAGCGGTTATGGTGGCAGTGGACAGGTCTAGGATTGCAGAATCCTGTTAAGGGTGTCGTAGATCTCTTCCAGCTGTTGAAACAGTTCCCCGAGGGTGCCATTATTTTGAACCACGAAGTCAGCTTGAGCGGCGCGTTGTTCATCGGAGAGCTGCAGGCGTATCCGGCTGCGAATGTCTTCTTCCGTTATGGTGCCCCGCTCCAGGGCCCGTTTGATCCGGAGTTCTTCATCGGCGACTACTACCAGGGTATAATCCAGATATCGCTCCAGGTGGGCTTCAAAAAGCAGGGGTACGTCTATCACAAACAGGCTTACTCCCTGCAGGCTGGCGGCGGTCATTGCGCGCTCGGCTGCCAAAACCACTTCCGGATGGATGATGTCATTGAGGCGTTGCTGCCGCTCCGGTTCAGCGAAGGCGTAGGCAGCCAGGCGCCCGAAGTCAATTTCACCCACCTCGTTTAGGACCACTTCACCGAAAGCCTCTACAATTGCCTGGCGCACCGGCTCATGGCGCAGGAGGATCAGCTTCGCTTCCATGTCGGCATCAAATACCCGGGCACTGCGGTCGCCGAAGAAGCGGGCCGCAGTCGTCTTGCCAGAACCAAGCCCCCCCGTAATTCCAATACGCAACATCTTCAGGCTTTCCGAACGCGTGGGCTTCAGGCTGACTCTGGAAGCAATGCTGCCAGGATGTTCTGGAAGACTTCTTCCACCGTTCCATTTCCAGCAACCTCTTTCACCAAGCCGGTGGAGCTATAATAGGCCAGCAGGGGATGGGTCTGCTCATTATAGACGTGGAGCCGCTTTTTGATGGTCTCCGGTCGGTCGTCATCACGTTGGATCAGCTCCGTGTTGCCGCAGTTGTCGCACACTCCGATGGTGGTCGGGGGGTTGATGATCAGGTTGAATACCGCGCCGCACTGGACACAGGTCCGGCGGGCCGTGAGACGGGAGAGGATCATGCGTTGCTTCATCGTGATGACGATGATGGCGTCCAGTTCCACCCCCAGACGCTCCAGGATGACGGTCAGTCCTACTCCCTGGGGGACCGTGCGGGGGAAGCCGTCCAGGATGAAGCCATTGGCGGCATCTGGCTCTTTGAGCCGGGCCTCCACCATGGCCAGAATTATTTCATCGGGCACCAGCTTGCCCGCGGCCATGATTGCCTCCGCCTGTTGACCCAGTTCGGTCTTGGCCCTGGTGTGTGCGCGTAGCATGTCGCCGGTGGCGACCTGGGGGATGGCGAAATGTTCAGCCAGCAACCGGGCTTGAGTGCCCTTGCCGACGCCTGGCGGACCGATGAGAATCAGGCGCATGCTACTGGTTGGCTTAAAGTCACAGGATCATCCCGGCCACGGTGGCGGTCAGCCAGGAAGCGATGGCACCGCCGAACATGGCGCGCAGGGCGATGCGGCTCAGCTCCCCCCGGCGTTTGGGAATGAATGCGCCGATACCACCTATCTGGATGCCGATGGAAGAAAAGTTGGCGAAGCCGCACAGGGCGTAAGTGGCGATGATCTGGGCCCGCTCATTGATGATGTTCCCTTGCATGTAGTTGCTGAGGGTGCTATAGGCCACGAATTCGTTAAGGGAAATCTTGATGCCCAGCAGGTTACCCACCTCATCGGCGTATTCCCAGCTGACCCCCATCAGCCAGGCCAGGGGGCGGAGAATAGCCCCGAACAGGGTTTTGAGAGAACCGGGGAAAATACCGCTGTACTCCTGGTTGATGGGCGAGAAGCCCGATGAGGCGCCATATTGGACCAGCTGGCCGCCGAGTAAGGCGCCGTCAATAAGTTTATCCAGAAAGTTGAGAATCACATCGGCCACAGCGATGAGGGCGATA
Proteins encoded in this region:
- a CDS encoding adenylate kinase; this translates as MRLILIGPPGVGKGTQARLLAEHFAIPQVATGDMLRAHTRAKTELGQQAEAIMAAGKLVPDEIILAMVEARLKEPDAANGFILDGFPRTVPQGVGLTVILERLGVELDAIIVITMKQRMILSRLTARRTCVQCGAVFNLIINPPTTIGVCDNCGNTELIQRDDDRPETIKKRLHVYNEQTHPLLAYYSSTGLVKEVAGNGTVEEVFQNILAALLPESA
- a CDS encoding lipopolysaccharide kinase InaA family protein; this translates as MAQKIYDQDPNLVAQLDTHQGPVVIKWFGWRHKLHFYLSPLRPGRAWNSWQMARALEEAAARTPQPLFVYLRRCRGFIHENFYVTAAIHPHQKLRDFLQSNAPPQLMEQAVADLALSIARMHEGGIRHRDLTTGNCLVDDAGLVHLVDLNRARKRARPSRHQRLSDLARINFNARDQALTCRLAHRFFQVYSTETDPTIDWEGRYQKYRHRLLQRRGWKKRLRRLRNRKQADTVGV
- the coaE gene encoding dephospho-CoA kinase (Dephospho-CoA kinase (CoaE) performs the final step in coenzyme A biosynthesis.), translating into MLRIGITGGLGSGKTTAARFFGDRSARVFDADMEAKLILLRHEPVRQAIVEAFGEVVLNEVGEIDFGRLAAYAFAEPERQQRLNDIIHPEVVLAAERAMTAASLQGVSLFVIDVPLLFEAHLERYLDYTLVVVADEELRIKRALERGTITEEDIRSRIRLQLSDEQRAAQADFVVQNNGTLGELFQQLEEIYDTLNRILQS
- the floA gene encoding flotillin-like protein FloA (flotillin-like protein involved in membrane lipid rafts), which gives rise to MTSLVFILPIVLVLFILFIYLVPVGLWIQALVSIGWRQISLIKLIIMRIRKIPPRQVVNGIINLHRAGLRQISSEDLETHFLAGGSLSRVVNAMIAANKANIELPFTTATAIDLAGRDVQEAVQTSVYPKVIDCPKTGKISAVAKDGIQLMVRSRVTVRTNIEQLVGGATEETIIARVGEGIVSAIGSADNYKAVLENPDRISKAVLGRGLDAGTAYAILSIDIADVDVGKNIGADLQTEQAAADLKVARARAETRRAMAVAAEQEFRATVQEMRAKVVEAEAEVPKAMAQAFREGNLGIMDYYRMQNIQADTGMRQSIAEPEKVVGIRPEGEVGPETKPPTTGE
- a CDS encoding class I SAM-dependent methyltransferase, yielding MAYKTWESLEQVHQYAQKRYRHRDQRWLHRREENLIKNLFTRYHLGGSILDVPVGYGRFQELLIQYGPVQALDFNFNAILYQRAKLGLARGSVTGLAEALPYRDRSFELVFSIRLLQHVHEQDQRVAILKEFKRVSRRWVVVSFYIQTPLHILHRRLFKQPSRITMLSRRTLLGEAEMAGLQLVKMLSVVPGLHAHRIGLFTVAETS